A genomic window from Litoreibacter janthinus includes:
- a CDS encoding ABC transporter ATP-binding protein — MFRFLENLVDPYEPYDEVDAPPRKLWPFLVSYSRPFKTVFVWAAVLSLLVAIMEVGLIYYLGRVVDLLSSGEPAQVLEQYGTELILAGVFILVIRPLVQAADVGVLNNAILPNYGTLFRWRAHKHVLRQSVGWFENDFAGRIANRIMQTPPAAGDAIFQVFDAITFSLAYAIGAVILLADADLRLVIPLLVWLGLYAWLMTWTMKRVGPASKASSDARSMTTGRVVDSYTNIHSVKLFAHHDGELRFAKEAIEQTRQTFSREMRIFTMMDVMLVTLNGLLIVGVVGWAIWLWGEGSATVGAVAAATALTLRLNAMTGWIMWALSTFFRSLGVVSEGMETIAQPITLVDAADAKPLELHEGVVEFKGLTHHYGREKGGLDAVSLRISAGEKVGLIGRSGAGKSTLVKLLLRFYDPEGGRIEIDGQDITHVTQDSLRHVTGMVSQDSSLLHRSVRDNILYGRPDASDAEMIQAAKRAEAHDFILDLSDPNGRTGYDAHVGERGVKLSGGQRQRIGLARVILKDAPILVLDEATSALDSEVEAAIQDTLYGVMEGKTVIAIAHRLSTIAHMDRIVVLDAGKIAEEGTHSELLAHGGLYAGFWARQSGGFLNTDAAE, encoded by the coding sequence ATGTTCCGGTTTCTGGAGAACTTGGTCGACCCTTACGAACCCTATGACGAGGTAGACGCGCCGCCGCGCAAGCTGTGGCCGTTCCTTGTGTCATACTCACGGCCCTTCAAAACTGTTTTCGTCTGGGCGGCAGTGTTGTCGCTGTTGGTCGCCATTATGGAGGTCGGCCTGATCTACTACTTGGGCCGCGTCGTCGACCTGTTGTCGAGCGGTGAGCCCGCGCAAGTGCTAGAACAATACGGCACCGAACTGATCTTGGCGGGTGTTTTCATACTGGTTATTCGCCCACTTGTTCAGGCGGCAGACGTCGGCGTTCTGAACAACGCCATTCTGCCAAATTACGGCACCCTGTTCCGCTGGCGCGCACACAAGCATGTCCTGCGCCAATCGGTCGGATGGTTCGAAAATGACTTCGCCGGCCGCATTGCAAACCGCATCATGCAAACACCACCGGCGGCAGGCGACGCGATTTTTCAAGTGTTCGACGCGATCACGTTCTCGCTCGCTTATGCGATTGGCGCAGTGATTCTTCTGGCTGACGCAGACCTGCGATTGGTGATCCCGTTGCTCGTCTGGCTGGGGCTGTATGCGTGGCTTATGACATGGACCATGAAGCGCGTCGGACCTGCGTCTAAGGCGTCATCCGACGCGCGGTCGATGACCACTGGGCGTGTGGTGGACAGCTATACCAACATCCATTCGGTCAAACTGTTTGCCCACCATGATGGCGAGTTGCGATTCGCCAAAGAAGCCATTGAGCAGACACGTCAGACCTTCTCGCGCGAGATGCGCATCTTTACCATGATGGACGTCATGCTTGTCACACTGAACGGACTGCTGATCGTCGGTGTTGTGGGCTGGGCAATCTGGCTTTGGGGCGAAGGGAGTGCCACCGTTGGCGCCGTGGCAGCCGCAACCGCGTTGACCCTGCGGCTTAATGCGATGACCGGCTGGATCATGTGGGCGCTGTCGACTTTCTTCCGGTCCCTTGGTGTCGTATCCGAAGGTATGGAAACGATCGCCCAGCCGATTACTTTGGTGGATGCTGCCGACGCCAAACCGCTGGAGTTGCATGAGGGCGTCGTCGAATTCAAAGGACTGACCCACCACTACGGGCGCGAAAAAGGCGGGCTTGACGCCGTGTCCCTGCGCATTTCCGCGGGGGAGAAGGTCGGTCTGATTGGCCGTTCTGGCGCCGGAAAGTCAACTTTGGTCAAGCTGCTGTTGCGTTTCTATGACCCTGAAGGCGGCCGCATCGAGATTGACGGGCAGGATATCACGCACGTCACTCAAGATAGCCTGCGGCATGTCACAGGTATGGTGAGCCAGGATAGCTCTTTGCTGCATCGTTCGGTGCGAGATAACATTCTATATGGCCGACCCGATGCATCCGATGCTGAAATGATCCAAGCGGCAAAGCGCGCCGAAGCGCATGACTTCATTCTTGACCTGAGCGATCCCAACGGGCGCACAGGTTACGACGCGCATGTGGGCGAACGGGGTGTGAAGCTGTCCGGCGGTCAACGGCAACGGATCGGGCTGGCGCGAGTTATCTTGAAAGACGCCCCTATCTTGGTGCTGGACGAAGCGACAAGTGCGCTCGACAGTGAGGTGGAAGCTGCGATTCAAGACACGCTTTACGGCGTCATGGAAGGGAAGACTGTCATCGCGATTGCACACAGGCTCAGCACTATCGCCCATATGGACCGCATTGTAGTTTTGGACGCTGGAAAGATTGCCGAAGAAGGCACCCATTCCGAGCTTCTGGCTCATGGTGGGCTATATGCTGGTTTCTGGGCGCGCCAATCTGGCGGGTTTCTCAACACGGATGCTGCTGAATGA
- a CDS encoding CoA pyrophosphatase yields the protein MTGNDLIHAVTAALGNPGAATSDFDLNPNVVLPAERKLRDAAVLVPLLPSPDGARLVLTKRSSALKHHPGQIAFPGGKRDGDETLTTTALREAEEEVGLDRRKVRLIGSLPTHETVTGFQVTPQVGVIDGTFDPASEEGEVAEVFTVPLIHVLDPANYRIEGRRWRGQRRHYFVVPYGPYYIWGATARMLRSLADLVHL from the coding sequence ATGACGGGCAATGACCTGATCCATGCAGTAACGGCCGCGTTGGGAAATCCCGGCGCGGCCACATCTGACTTTGATCTGAATCCCAACGTTGTTCTTCCCGCAGAGCGCAAACTGCGCGACGCCGCGGTTCTGGTTCCCCTGTTACCGTCGCCAGATGGCGCGCGCTTGGTGTTGACCAAACGCTCCTCGGCGCTCAAACACCATCCGGGCCAAATCGCCTTTCCGGGTGGGAAGCGGGATGGGGACGAAACGCTGACAACCACCGCACTGCGCGAAGCCGAAGAAGAAGTCGGCCTAGACCGCCGGAAAGTTCGCTTGATTGGCAGCCTGCCAACTCATGAAACCGTGACCGGCTTCCAAGTGACGCCACAGGTTGGTGTAATCGACGGTACCTTTGATCCGGCATCTGAGGAAGGCGAAGTTGCCGAAGTTTTCACTGTCCCGCTTATTCACGTTCTAGATCCGGCGAACTACAGAATTGAAGGGCGGCGCTGGCGCGGCCAACGGCGGCATTATTTCGTGGTGCCCTACGGCCCTTATTACATTTGGGGCGCGACCGCACGAATGCTGCGGTCCTTGGCCGATCTGGTGCACCTGTGA
- a CDS encoding argininosuccinate synthase — MSAPKKVVLAYSGGLDTSIILKWLQTEYGCEVVTFTADLGQGEELEPARKKAELLGIKPENIYIEDVREEFVRDFVFPMFRANAVYEGLYLLGTSIARPLISKRLVEIAAETGADAVAHGATGKGNDQVRFELSAYALNPDIKVIAPWREWDLSSRTKLLEFAEQNQIPIAKDKRGEAPFSVDANLLHTSSEGKVLENPADEAPDYVYQRTVHPEDAPNEPEFVEIGFERGDAVSINGEAMSPATILTKLNELGGKHGCGRLDLVEGRFVGMKSRGIYETPGGTLLLEAHRGIESITLDRGAAHLKDELMPKYAELIYNGFWFSPEREMLQALIDKSQEHVTGTVRLKLYKGLARTVARWSDHSLYSEAHVTFEEDAGAYDQKDAAGFIQLNALRLKLLAARDKRLKS; from the coding sequence ATGTCCGCCCCCAAAAAAGTAGTGCTTGCCTATTCTGGCGGCCTTGATACCTCGATCATCCTGAAATGGCTGCAAACCGAATATGGTTGCGAAGTCGTCACCTTTACCGCTGACTTGGGCCAAGGTGAGGAATTGGAGCCTGCCCGCAAGAAAGCAGAGCTTCTGGGGATCAAACCGGAGAACATCTACATTGAAGATGTCCGCGAAGAATTCGTTCGCGATTTCGTCTTCCCGATGTTTCGTGCCAACGCGGTCTACGAAGGGCTGTATCTTTTGGGCACCTCCATCGCGCGCCCGTTGATTTCTAAGCGTTTGGTAGAGATCGCCGCCGAAACCGGCGCCGACGCCGTAGCGCATGGCGCGACTGGCAAGGGCAACGATCAAGTGCGGTTCGAGCTGTCCGCCTATGCGCTGAACCCTGACATCAAGGTGATCGCGCCTTGGCGCGAATGGGATCTGTCTTCGCGCACCAAGCTTTTGGAATTCGCAGAGCAAAACCAAATTCCGATTGCCAAAGACAAGCGCGGGGAGGCGCCCTTCTCGGTCGATGCGAATCTGCTGCACACGTCTTCCGAGGGCAAAGTGTTGGAGAACCCCGCCGACGAAGCCCCAGACTATGTCTACCAACGCACTGTTCACCCTGAAGACGCGCCGAACGAGCCGGAGTTCGTGGAGATCGGGTTCGAGCGCGGCGACGCCGTTTCGATCAACGGCGAGGCCATGTCACCTGCCACGATCCTCACGAAGCTGAATGAGCTGGGCGGCAAGCACGGCTGCGGTCGTCTTGATCTGGTGGAAGGTCGTTTCGTCGGAATGAAATCCCGCGGTATCTATGAGACACCGGGCGGCACCCTGCTGCTCGAGGCACACCGCGGCATCGAGTCGATCACGCTTGACCGTGGTGCAGCGCATCTGAAAGACGAGCTGATGCCGAAATATGCGGAGCTGATCTATAATGGCTTCTGGTTCTCGCCAGAACGCGAAATGCTGCAGGCTCTGATCGACAAGAGCCAAGAGCATGTCACAGGTACCGTGCGATTGAAGCTCTACAAAGGCTTGGCGCGCACAGTGGCGCGCTGGTCGGACCACTCGCTCTATTCCGAGGCGCATGTGACGTTCGAGGAAGATGCGGGCGCGTATGACCAGAAAGACGCTGCAGGATTTATCCAGCTTAACGCGCTCCGTCTGAAGTTGTTGGCCGCGCGTGACAAGCGATTGAAGTCGTAA
- a CDS encoding LysE family translocator — MSFDPLYAFVFAGLFSPGPNVILLTASGARFGFKRTLPHVLGVAAGVGITSALTGFGVGALLLAQPALTFTLKCLAAAWILWMSWKLFRSTRGPQAQGRDRPFTFIEAVLFQWVNPKIWVIAMAASSGYSIGLPPVHEALRLGSAFSGINLFVCLFWTFAGSLLAVLMTRPAWWRGFMTVMALALAGSAVMVFL; from the coding sequence ATGAGTTTCGACCCGCTTTACGCCTTCGTTTTTGCGGGACTGTTCTCTCCTGGCCCGAACGTCATTTTGCTGACAGCGTCCGGTGCCCGGTTTGGCTTTAAGCGGACCCTGCCACACGTGCTAGGGGTTGCCGCAGGGGTCGGCATCACCTCTGCCCTTACAGGCTTTGGCGTTGGAGCACTGCTGCTTGCTCAACCGGCTCTGACCTTCACCCTGAAATGTCTCGCCGCCGCTTGGATTTTGTGGATGTCGTGGAAACTGTTCCGCTCGACCAGAGGACCGCAAGCACAAGGGCGCGACCGGCCGTTCACTTTCATTGAAGCCGTCCTGTTCCAATGGGTTAACCCCAAGATCTGGGTGATCGCTATGGCGGCCTCTTCAGGTTACTCGATTGGCCTACCGCCCGTTCATGAGGCGCTGCGGCTGGGCAGTGCATTTTCAGGGATCAACCTGTTTGTCTGTCTGTTCTGGACCTTCGCAGGTTCCTTGCTGGCGGTTCTCATGACGCGGCCCGCTTGGTGGCGCGGGTTTATGACGGTGATGGCCCTTGCGCTGGCGGGTTCAGCAGTCATGGTTTTCCTTTAG
- a CDS encoding Hsp33 family molecular chaperone HslO yields the protein MTLGQKIAWDDTVLPFQLDKIDIRGRVARLDGVLDQVLEQHDYPPLVEAMVAEAALLTALIGQTIKLRWKLSLQIRGDGPLRLIATDYYGPTEDGEPARIRAYASYDAENIDLDAAPFGQIGKGYFAILIDQGNDMTPYQGITPLAGGSLSACAETYFAQSEQLPTKFALTYGRSTEPGEAESWRAGGVMLQHMPKASPLMAKDDATGEEGLLAADDILHGDESENWNRASILLDTVEELELIGPSVAPTDLLYRLFHEEGPIVYDAQPIKFGCTCSEDKVRQSMSIYSARDIAHMTKEDGSLTADCQFCGAHYVMDPKTLGFEAETSDDGQ from the coding sequence ATGACCCTTGGACAAAAAATCGCGTGGGACGACACCGTCCTACCCTTCCAGTTGGACAAAATCGACATCCGTGGCCGCGTCGCGCGCTTGGATGGCGTCTTGGATCAAGTGCTGGAGCAACATGACTACCCGCCTCTGGTAGAGGCAATGGTGGCGGAAGCCGCCCTGCTGACCGCATTGATCGGGCAGACGATCAAGCTGCGTTGGAAGCTGTCACTGCAAATCCGCGGTGACGGACCCTTGCGCTTGATCGCAACCGATTACTATGGCCCCACTGAGGATGGAGAACCCGCCCGTATTCGCGCCTATGCGAGCTATGACGCGGAAAACATCGACTTGGACGCAGCCCCCTTCGGCCAGATCGGCAAAGGCTACTTTGCGATCCTGATCGATCAAGGGAACGACATGACGCCATATCAAGGCATCACCCCGCTGGCTGGCGGTAGTCTGTCCGCCTGCGCCGAGACGTACTTCGCGCAATCGGAGCAATTGCCGACCAAATTCGCGCTAACCTATGGCCGGTCCACCGAGCCGGGCGAAGCCGAAAGCTGGCGTGCAGGTGGTGTGATGCTACAGCATATGCCGAAAGCCTCACCGCTCATGGCAAAAGATGACGCGACGGGCGAAGAAGGCCTGTTGGCTGCGGACGACATCCTGCACGGAGATGAGTCGGAAAACTGGAACCGAGCAAGCATCCTGCTCGATACTGTGGAAGAGCTGGAATTGATCGGGCCAAGCGTTGCCCCGACAGACTTGCTTTACCGCTTGTTCCACGAAGAAGGCCCTATCGTGTATGACGCGCAGCCCATCAAGTTTGGCTGCACATGCTCTGAAGATAAGGTGCGGCAAAGCATGTCGATCTACTCGGCGCGCGACATCGCACACATGACCAAAGAGGATGGGTCTTTGACCGCCGACTGCCAGTTCTGCGGCGCACATTATGTGATGGACCCTAAAACCCTAGGGTTCGAGGCAGAGACCTCTGATGACGGGCAATGA
- the ilvA gene encoding threonine ammonia-lyase IlvA, producing MTDFSTEARAATRAMRSLFEPTPLQLNDYLSDLYDARIYLKREDLSPVRSYKIRGAFNAMSKRRASHPDQNAYVCASAGNHAQGFAFACRHFGVSGEVFMPITTPQQKIDKTRAFGGDFVKIRLTGDYFDQTLRAAQEHCADIGAHFLSPFDDPDVIEGQASVAVEIEDELDQLPDMLLLPVGGGGLSAGVTRYFTETGASISFRYVEPSGGASLTAALAKGEPTKLAHVDTFVDGAAVAQIGQHTFEVLKHVNPEHVLLAPENRICGTMLRLLNVEGIVLEPAGALVIDALDELADEIKGKTVVCITSGGNFDFERLPEVKERAQRYAGLKKYLILRMPQRPGALKDFLALLGPDDDIARFEYLKKSARNFGSVLIGIETKKPEAFARLFKAMTEGGFDHRDITNDEVLAEFLI from the coding sequence ATGACTGACTTTTCCACCGAAGCACGTGCCGCGACACGCGCGATGCGCAGCCTGTTCGAGCCGACACCGCTGCAATTGAACGACTACCTGTCCGATCTCTACGACGCGCGCATCTACCTTAAACGGGAAGACCTGTCTCCGGTGCGGTCCTACAAAATCCGTGGGGCGTTTAACGCGATGTCCAAACGGCGCGCGAGCCATCCGGATCAAAACGCGTACGTTTGCGCCAGCGCGGGTAACCACGCGCAGGGGTTTGCCTTTGCCTGTCGGCATTTTGGTGTGTCAGGTGAAGTTTTTATGCCGATCACGACGCCACAACAGAAGATCGACAAAACCCGCGCCTTCGGCGGCGATTTCGTCAAGATTCGCCTAACCGGTGACTATTTCGACCAAACCTTGCGCGCTGCACAAGAGCACTGTGCCGATATTGGCGCGCATTTCCTCTCACCATTCGACGACCCTGATGTCATTGAAGGTCAGGCATCTGTTGCCGTTGAAATCGAAGACGAGCTGGACCAGCTCCCCGACATGCTGCTTTTGCCCGTTGGCGGTGGCGGGTTGTCCGCGGGTGTCACGCGCTATTTCACCGAAACCGGAGCCTCCATTTCATTCCGCTATGTCGAACCCAGCGGAGGCGCGTCCCTGACCGCTGCTCTGGCAAAGGGGGAGCCCACAAAGCTCGCTCATGTGGACACCTTCGTTGACGGTGCCGCGGTTGCGCAGATCGGGCAGCACACGTTTGAAGTTCTAAAACATGTCAATCCGGAACACGTACTTCTGGCTCCTGAGAACCGGATTTGTGGGACCATGCTCCGACTCCTGAACGTTGAAGGAATTGTGCTGGAGCCTGCCGGTGCACTTGTGATCGACGCCTTGGACGAACTTGCTGACGAGATCAAAGGCAAGACCGTGGTTTGCATTACGTCTGGCGGGAACTTCGACTTTGAACGCCTGCCCGAAGTGAAAGAACGCGCCCAGCGCTACGCGGGCTTGAAGAAATATCTGATCCTTCGGATGCCGCAACGCCCGGGCGCATTGAAGGATTTTCTGGCGCTGCTGGGGCCAGATGACGACATCGCGCGGTTCGAATACCTCAAGAAATCTGCCCGAAACTTCGGCTCGGTCCTGATTGGGATTGAGACCAAGAAACCGGAGGCGTTCGCCCGTCTGTTCAAGGCTATGACCGAAGGCGGCTTCGATCACCGCGACATCACCAATGACGAAGTTCTGGCGGAGTTCCTGATCTAA
- a CDS encoding Hpt domain-containing protein, with product MKDDLGDDDFQEVTGLFLEEVEEKLKALILNAPQANADDLHFLKGSAANLGFEGFRALCEQMEQTPETASLDELRLLYEQSKSAFLDGLLAG from the coding sequence TTGAAGGACGATCTTGGAGATGATGATTTTCAGGAAGTCACCGGCTTGTTTTTGGAAGAAGTTGAGGAAAAGCTGAAAGCGCTGATTTTAAACGCGCCGCAGGCGAATGCCGATGATCTGCACTTTTTGAAAGGCAGTGCCGCCAATCTGGGTTTTGAAGGTTTCCGCGCTTTATGCGAACAGATGGAGCAGACCCCCGAAACCGCGTCATTGGACGAGCTTAGGTTGCTGTATGAGCAGTCGAAATCAGCATTTTTGGATGGTCTGCTTGCAGGTTAG
- a CDS encoding PP2C family protein-serine/threonine phosphatase yields MDDSRMQRRIVSANLRKWGYDVLEAASGAEGLSLCVEHDISMILSDWMMPGMTGPEFCRAFRQLGRDDYGYFILLTSKGGSDEIAEGLNSGADDFLTKPVNSGELRARLRAGERVLKMQSALIDKNQIVNAALQRIETLYDALNHDLSEARHLQQSLVRETDIQLPEGRIALNLTPSGHVGGDLVGTFRVNDDQIGLFSLDVSGHGVTSALMTARLAGYLSGLTPNQNMALQKQPDGSYAARDPAKTASELNELLLRELDTEHYFTIALSIVDLRTGYMRTVQAGHPHPVLQRQGYGPSYLGDGGMPVGLIPDASYSCFETQLRPGDRLILYSDGITEAERPDGKMLDEAGFAKILETSRSLDGPTTLDRLLTELRLYTGTDEFTDDVSALVFDYSGPAM; encoded by the coding sequence GTGGATGACAGCCGCATGCAGCGCCGCATTGTGTCTGCAAACCTGCGCAAATGGGGTTACGACGTGTTGGAGGCAGCTTCGGGCGCTGAGGGGCTCTCACTGTGTGTAGAGCACGACATTTCAATGATCCTCAGTGATTGGATGATGCCAGGTATGACGGGTCCGGAGTTCTGCCGCGCTTTCCGTCAGCTCGGGCGGGATGATTATGGATACTTCATTCTGCTCACCAGCAAAGGCGGCAGCGATGAGATTGCCGAAGGTCTCAATTCGGGCGCAGATGACTTTTTGACCAAGCCCGTCAATTCTGGCGAACTGCGCGCCCGCCTTCGGGCGGGGGAGCGCGTTCTGAAGATGCAATCCGCACTTATCGACAAAAACCAGATCGTTAATGCCGCCCTGCAGCGGATTGAAACACTCTATGACGCGCTGAACCACGACCTGTCAGAGGCCCGCCATCTGCAGCAGTCTCTGGTCCGCGAAACTGACATTCAATTGCCCGAAGGCCGGATCGCGCTGAACTTAACCCCCAGCGGACATGTAGGTGGAGATCTTGTCGGGACATTTCGCGTCAACGACGATCAAATCGGACTGTTCTCGCTGGATGTGTCAGGCCATGGCGTCACGTCCGCATTGATGACCGCTCGATTGGCGGGCTACCTAAGCGGGCTCACACCAAACCAGAACATGGCCTTACAGAAGCAGCCGGATGGAAGCTACGCCGCACGAGATCCCGCAAAGACGGCAAGCGAACTGAATGAGTTACTGCTTCGGGAACTGGACACTGAGCATTATTTCACCATCGCGTTGAGTATCGTCGATCTGCGCACAGGCTATATGCGCACCGTCCAGGCTGGTCACCCCCACCCAGTTCTGCAGCGACAGGGATACGGTCCGTCATATCTAGGGGACGGTGGCATGCCGGTTGGTTTGATCCCAGATGCCTCGTATTCATGTTTCGAGACGCAGCTCAGGCCCGGCGACAGATTGATATTGTATTCCGACGGCATCACCGAGGCAGAGCGGCCAGACGGCAAGATGCTGGATGAAGCCGGGTTTGCCAAAATTTTGGAAACATCCCGGTCCCTCGATGGTCCAACTACACTTGATCGCCTATTGACCGAATTGCGCCTATACACCGGCACAGATGAATTCACCGACGATGTGTCAGCGTTGGTCTTTGACTATAGCGGACCAGCAATGTGA
- a CDS encoding CCA tRNA nucleotidyltransferase, producing the protein MTIVTGDWLHAPATQAVFDALEEAGHTGYFVGGCVRNAFLGAPVADIDITTAATPDTVCKAAEAAGLKVVPTGIDHGTVTVVSGGMPHEITTFRRDVTTDGRHAEVAFSTSLAEDAARRDFTMNALYADRHGDVSDPVGGLPDLEARRLRFIGDADARIAEDYLRILRFFRFHAWYGDADQGLDADGLAACAAAAEGLSQLSAERIGAEMTKLLRAPDPAPAVAAMAQAGILARVMPGADAKALPVLVHLEDGRAPALARRAVSLGGANLKELWRLSKAEAEKIDVLRDLAGATTGLAEISYRHGADAALDVALLRGALFEQPLPQNLDAIISTGAEACFPLSAADLMPEFKGPALGTKLKELETRWVASGFTLTKAELLG; encoded by the coding sequence GTGACGATCGTTACCGGAGACTGGCTGCACGCGCCCGCCACGCAGGCGGTTTTCGATGCTTTGGAAGAGGCGGGACATACGGGCTATTTCGTCGGTGGCTGCGTACGCAACGCGTTCCTGGGCGCACCCGTCGCCGATATCGACATCACCACGGCAGCGACACCTGACACCGTGTGCAAGGCTGCTGAGGCCGCTGGGCTCAAAGTTGTTCCTACCGGGATCGACCACGGCACTGTGACGGTTGTGTCCGGTGGCATGCCCCATGAGATCACCACATTCCGCCGTGATGTCACCACTGACGGGCGGCACGCCGAAGTTGCGTTTTCGACATCGCTTGCAGAGGACGCGGCGCGGCGGGATTTCACGATGAACGCACTCTACGCCGACCGTCACGGAGATGTGTCTGACCCTGTCGGCGGCTTGCCGGATCTGGAGGCGCGACGACTACGGTTTATCGGTGATGCTGACGCCCGGATTGCGGAGGATTACCTGCGCATCCTGCGCTTTTTCAGGTTTCACGCATGGTATGGAGACGCCGATCAGGGCTTGGACGCCGATGGTCTGGCGGCTTGTGCTGCTGCTGCGGAAGGGCTTTCGCAGCTATCGGCGGAACGCATCGGCGCTGAGATGACAAAACTGCTGCGTGCGCCGGACCCTGCTCCAGCCGTAGCGGCAATGGCGCAAGCTGGGATACTGGCGCGGGTGATGCCGGGGGCAGATGCGAAGGCATTGCCAGTTCTGGTGCATCTCGAGGACGGGCGCGCACCGGCTCTGGCACGGCGAGCCGTCAGCTTAGGCGGCGCGAATTTGAAGGAGCTTTGGCGCCTGTCGAAGGCTGAAGCGGAGAAGATTGACGTGCTGCGCGATTTGGCTGGCGCAACGACAGGTTTGGCAGAAATTTCGTATCGCCACGGCGCTGACGCGGCGCTGGATGTTGCTCTGCTGCGCGGCGCATTGTTCGAGCAACCTTTACCGCAGAATTTGGATGCGATTATTTCGACAGGGGCCGAAGCGTGCTTTCCCCTGTCAGCCGCGGACCTTATGCCTGAATTCAAAGGCCCCGCGCTTGGCACGAAACTGAAAGAGCTGGAAACGCGCTGGGTTGCCTCAGGCTTTACTCTGACCAAAGCGGAGCTTCTTGGATGA
- a CDS encoding NUDIX hydrolase, translating to MIRRFGEPFQYGKPYRRRPGAYAILWNGEDLLTTIQDGEKPEVQLPGGGIDPGEHPIPALHREVMEETGWAMTAPRKIGVFRRFVFMPEYGFWAEKLCSVYIARPVLQRGPPTEQGHSAVWMSPADAARLLGNEGDRHFVKTIFGL from the coding sequence ATGATCAGACGTTTTGGCGAACCCTTTCAATACGGAAAACCCTATCGGCGCAGACCTGGCGCCTATGCAATCTTGTGGAATGGTGAGGACCTGCTGACGACTATTCAGGATGGCGAAAAGCCGGAGGTGCAACTGCCGGGTGGCGGAATTGATCCGGGAGAGCACCCGATTCCAGCCCTGCACCGGGAGGTCATGGAGGAAACCGGTTGGGCCATGACCGCGCCACGCAAAATCGGGGTGTTCAGACGCTTTGTTTTTATGCCGGAGTACGGATTTTGGGCAGAGAAGCTCTGCAGCGTTTATATTGCACGTCCGGTCTTACAACGGGGGCCGCCAACCGAGCAGGGCCACAGCGCTGTCTGGATGTCTCCTGCTGATGCCGCTCGACTGCTTGGCAATGAAGGCGACCGACACTTTGTGAAGACGATTTTCGGCCTCTGA